A single window of Leptospira wolffii serovar Khorat str. Khorat-H2 DNA harbors:
- the pckA gene encoding phosphoenolpyruvate carboxykinase (ATP), translating into MQAQTQVKGLKELGLEPSEVFHNLTYDEIFEHEKNNGETVVSSNGTMMVDTGIFTGRSPKDKYFVDEPSSNKNIWWGHINFKASEKVFEELYDKCINYLNGKKLYVFDGYAGANPETRIGLRVVSEKAWQHHFCTNMFLRPSKEELANLLPEFTIINACGVKNEKYKEHGLNSEVFVIFNLAKKLCIIGGTEYGGEMKKGIFSVMNYKLPLQGILSMHCSANIGNKNGDTALFFGLSGTGKTTLSTDPNRKLIGDDEHGWDDNGIFNIEGGCYAKVINLDPKTEPEIFEAIKRDALLENVVYDEKTKVVDYTSAAKTENTRVSYPIYHIKNIQVPSKGDHPKVIIFLTYDAFGVLPPVSRLSIEQAMYHFLSGYTAKVAGTERGVKEPTATFSACFGAAFMTLHPTVYAKLLGEKMRKHNVRAYLMNTGLVGGAYGVGKRMNLPSTRKIIDEIMNGNIDKSQFVKHPVFQIEYPKTVEGVDTSILDPREAWADKTAYDETSKKLAGMFIENFKKYVEGSKDFDFTAFGPQL; encoded by the coding sequence ATGCAGGCCCAAACGCAAGTGAAGGGACTGAAGGAGCTCGGTCTCGAGCCCTCCGAAGTCTTCCATAACCTTACATACGACGAAATTTTCGAACATGAGAAAAATAACGGAGAAACCGTAGTTTCCTCCAACGGGACCATGATGGTGGATACCGGGATCTTTACCGGGCGTTCACCGAAGGATAAATACTTCGTCGACGAACCTTCTTCCAATAAGAACATCTGGTGGGGTCATATCAACTTCAAAGCTTCCGAGAAAGTTTTCGAAGAACTATATGATAAATGCATCAACTACCTGAACGGTAAAAAACTCTACGTATTCGACGGATATGCGGGAGCCAACCCCGAGACCAGAATCGGCCTGCGCGTGGTTTCGGAAAAAGCATGGCAGCACCATTTCTGCACCAATATGTTCCTTCGTCCTTCCAAGGAAGAATTGGCGAACCTGCTTCCCGAGTTCACCATCATCAACGCTTGCGGAGTGAAGAACGAGAAATACAAAGAGCACGGACTGAATTCGGAAGTTTTCGTGATCTTTAATCTCGCCAAAAAGCTCTGTATTATCGGCGGAACGGAATACGGTGGCGAAATGAAGAAGGGAATCTTCTCGGTAATGAACTATAAATTACCGCTCCAAGGAATTCTCTCCATGCACTGCTCCGCAAATATCGGAAACAAGAATGGAGATACGGCACTCTTCTTCGGTCTTTCCGGAACCGGTAAAACGACCCTTTCCACGGACCCGAACCGTAAGCTGATCGGAGACGACGAACACGGTTGGGACGATAACGGGATCTTCAATATCGAAGGCGGCTGTTACGCAAAGGTGATCAATCTGGATCCCAAAACGGAGCCCGAAATCTTCGAGGCGATCAAGAGGGACGCACTTTTAGAGAACGTCGTTTACGACGAAAAGACAAAAGTTGTCGATTACACCTCCGCCGCAAAGACCGAAAACACCCGCGTTTCTTATCCTATCTACCACATCAAAAACATCCAAGTTCCTTCCAAAGGCGATCATCCAAAAGTGATCATCTTCCTGACTTACGATGCATTCGGAGTTCTTCCTCCGGTTTCCCGTTTGTCGATCGAACAGGCGATGTATCACTTCCTTTCGGGTTATACCGCGAAAGTCGCAGGAACTGAAAGAGGAGTTAAGGAGCCTACCGCTACTTTCTCCGCTTGTTTTGGTGCCGCGTTCATGACTCTTCATCCGACAGTCTACGCAAAGCTGTTGGGAGAGAAGATGCGTAAACACAATGTTCGCGCTTATCTCATGAACACCGGACTCGTAGGTGGAGCTTACGGTGTCGGTAAAAGGATGAATCTTCCTTCTACCCGTAAGATCATCGACGAAATCATGAACGGAAATATCGATAAGTCTCAGTTCGTAAAACATCCTGTCTTCCAAATAGAATATCCTAAAACTGTGGAAGGCGTGGATACAAGCATCCTGGATCCTCGCGAAGCTTGGGCGGATAAGACCGCTTACGACGAAACTTCCAAGAAACTTGCCGGCATGTTCATCGAGAACTTCAAGAAATATGTCGAAGGTTCCAAGGATTTCGATTTCACCGCTTTCGGACCTCAACTCTGA
- a CDS encoding phasin-related domain-containing protein produces the protein MEKEIKEALNFAIGAAKTLREQADSILLKVEKEFKELSTKGSQDQSEVANNLRKYIEDALRSVEGLAGQVNSKVEEVKKGIGNKDSNGSKP, from the coding sequence ATGGAAAAGGAAATCAAAGAAGCTCTGAATTTCGCCATCGGAGCGGCAAAGACTTTAAGAGAACAAGCGGATAGCATTCTTCTCAAAGTGGAAAAGGAATTTAAGGAACTTTCCACCAAGGGTTCCCAAGATCAAAGTGAAGTAGCGAATAATCTCAGAAAGTATATCGAAGACGCTCTGCGTTCCGTCGAAGGTCTTGCCGGGCAAGTGAATTCAAAAGTGGAAGAAGTGAAAAAAGGAATCGGCAATAAGGACTCCAACGGATCCAAGCCTTAA
- a CDS encoding CHAT domain-containing protein: MLNLIIDRVGAVNVFNILDSTGSGSESHLQSTMDEDLILEYIKEIENLVRVSVAIHQKSPQRPTLDTDILHDLKILGETFFDQFFPAPIQEKLRLTTEKYLHFNIDPKLGVIPWELLHDGTCFLSDKFYIGKTVRGEAHGGAFKEKEKLRMLIIADPTEDLEWAQKEGEQLFRVLSEKVPTSRLEIEFIGGRQVTKLKLLSLIKGKNIIHYSGHLYFSDDPLENGWLISEGRILKAREIKNSGFNTDMVFSNSCQSNKSTNRSLNSDLMNNFAGSFLMSGIKSFIGTNWEIPDNQNTIDFTILFYTNLFADKSVGESLYLAKEQARRNYDPSDLTWTNYSLHGQPNIRVVSDPAKGKPVHKIINPSLIFKFYPNPIALSYYNFTERQKEESLNSFLLMEYLIRSFEEFSKVLGGILFSDHQNHALGKFIPNNPDDAYTIDKWWDLMFQCLHDFRKLEISPVISDLGEILFANKDTILKMIQWIDLYSKGQIQPESADGYLITFQYYFENLLTELEEMERVSIFLVSTNSNSHLFFRGLKPESSLVAAPMIKQDFIGEQIEKFRGRVIVFHEDRMQIFPLNCNIVENPESKELELAFLGFRPSKPGNLPHGGL; this comes from the coding sequence ATGCTGAACCTAATTATTGACAGAGTCGGTGCGGTAAACGTATTCAATATTCTAGACAGCACAGGGAGCGGATCCGAATCCCATCTCCAGTCCACGATGGACGAAGACCTAATCCTCGAGTATATTAAGGAAATCGAAAACTTAGTTCGGGTTTCGGTGGCGATTCACCAAAAGTCCCCCCAAAGACCTACTCTGGATACGGACATTCTCCACGATTTAAAAATCCTGGGAGAGACCTTTTTCGACCAATTCTTTCCCGCTCCTATCCAGGAAAAGCTTAGGTTAACCACCGAGAAATATCTGCATTTTAACATAGACCCCAAATTAGGAGTCATTCCATGGGAACTCCTACACGACGGGACTTGCTTTCTTTCCGATAAATTCTACATAGGAAAAACGGTGAGAGGAGAAGCTCACGGAGGAGCCTTTAAGGAAAAGGAAAAACTCCGGATGCTCATAATCGCCGATCCTACGGAGGATCTAGAATGGGCGCAAAAGGAAGGAGAGCAACTATTCCGAGTATTGAGCGAGAAAGTTCCTACTTCTAGATTGGAAATCGAATTCATAGGCGGTCGCCAAGTAACTAAGCTCAAGTTGCTTTCCCTAATCAAAGGAAAGAATATTATCCATTACTCGGGCCACCTGTATTTCTCGGACGACCCTCTGGAAAACGGTTGGTTGATCTCGGAAGGAAGAATCCTCAAAGCGAGAGAGATCAAGAACTCCGGCTTCAATACGGATATGGTATTTTCCAATTCCTGCCAATCCAATAAGAGCACGAATCGAAGTCTGAATTCCGACCTGATGAATAATTTCGCTGGATCCTTTTTGATGTCCGGAATCAAAAGTTTCATCGGCACCAATTGGGAGATTCCGGATAACCAAAATACGATCGACTTCACGATTCTATTCTATACGAATCTATTCGCGGATAAGAGCGTGGGAGAGTCCCTATACCTGGCCAAGGAACAGGCGAGAAGGAATTACGATCCCAGCGATTTAACTTGGACGAATTACAGTCTACACGGACAACCGAATATTCGCGTCGTATCCGATCCTGCAAAAGGCAAACCGGTCCATAAGATCATCAATCCATCTTTGATCTTTAAATTCTATCCGAATCCGATAGCGCTATCTTATTATAATTTCACAGAGAGACAAAAGGAAGAATCCCTAAATTCTTTTTTATTGATGGAGTATCTGATACGTTCTTTCGAAGAATTTTCAAAAGTTCTGGGAGGAATCCTGTTCAGCGACCATCAAAACCACGCTCTAGGTAAGTTTATTCCGAACAATCCGGACGACGCATATACCATCGATAAATGGTGGGATCTGATGTTCCAATGCCTTCACGACTTCAGAAAGTTGGAGATCTCTCCGGTAATCTCGGATTTGGGAGAGATACTATTCGCGAACAAGGATACTATTCTGAAAATGATTCAATGGATCGATCTTTACTCCAAAGGTCAGATCCAGCCCGAATCCGCGGACGGTTATCTAATTACTTTCCAATATTATTTCGAGAACCTTCTTACGGAATTGGAAGAGATGGAAAGGGTCAGCATTTTCCTAGTCTCCACGAATTCGAACAGTCATCTTTTCTTTAGGGGTTTAAAGCCGGAATCTTCCTTAGTTGCGGCTCCGATGATAAAACAGGATTTCATCGGAGAGCAGATCGAAAAGTTTCGAGGGAGAGTAATCGTGTTCCACGAGGATAGAATGCAAATCTTCCCTCTTAATTGCAATATAGTGGAAAATCCGGAATCCAAAGAGCTTGAACTCGCTTTCTTAGGATTTCGTCCCTCTAAACCCGGAAATCTGCCTCACGGCGGTTTGTAA
- a CDS encoding PIN/TRAM domain-containing protein: MAYFYKGLTAVLLSSLSFFVTQKQTQELAFAGSIAGLVLVVSLVLLFGENKLFPKLRGDVIFCVGVGALLGFAVAWFLGTVIRFEELNLALYLILGLFGARAGKSFSKEPGLAIFGGGSGALPVSDPFGVAPINKDEVRDKILDTSVVIDGRILDIADTHFIDGPLILPNFVLREIQLISDSSDPIKRARGRRGLEMLNKLQRKGSIEVKITYKDYSDTREVDAKLIKLARDTGGKIVTNDFNLNKVAELQGVKVLNLNTLANALKPVVLPGEELGIQVIKEGKDENQGIGYLEDGTMVVIENGGHLVGKEVKVTVTSIIQTAAGKMIFTKANSNGGSDKGDRGDRENRGNKGGDRNFDRGERNQERGEDRGNRYERQERSGEDRGNRKDFQNRNQNRGGNYQEKSEKPDDFGNRKDFQDQQQQQ; this comes from the coding sequence ATGGCATATTTTTATAAAGGTCTAACGGCCGTCCTACTCTCCTCGCTGTCGTTCTTTGTAACGCAAAAGCAAACCCAGGAGCTGGCTTTTGCCGGTTCTATAGCAGGGCTTGTACTAGTCGTTTCCCTCGTTCTTTTGTTCGGTGAGAATAAACTTTTTCCTAAACTTCGTGGAGACGTGATTTTCTGCGTAGGCGTCGGAGCATTGCTCGGATTCGCAGTGGCTTGGTTTTTGGGAACCGTTATCCGTTTTGAAGAATTGAATCTCGCTTTGTACCTAATCCTAGGTCTTTTCGGAGCTAGAGCAGGTAAGTCTTTTTCAAAAGAACCGGGTCTTGCGATCTTCGGAGGCGGCTCTGGAGCTCTACCCGTTTCGGATCCGTTCGGAGTCGCTCCAATCAATAAGGACGAAGTAAGGGACAAGATTTTGGACACATCCGTGGTTATCGACGGAAGAATATTAGATATCGCTGATACACATTTTATCGACGGTCCTCTAATTCTCCCCAATTTCGTATTGAGAGAGATCCAATTGATCAGCGATTCTTCCGATCCGATCAAACGTGCGAGAGGTCGCCGTGGTCTGGAGATGTTGAATAAGCTTCAAAGAAAAGGTTCCATCGAAGTCAAAATCACCTACAAGGATTATTCCGACACTAGGGAGGTCGACGCCAAATTGATCAAGCTCGCCCGTGATACCGGCGGCAAGATCGTTACCAACGACTTCAACCTGAACAAAGTAGCCGAACTCCAAGGGGTCAAGGTTTTGAACCTGAACACTTTGGCGAACGCCCTTAAACCGGTAGTTCTTCCCGGAGAAGAATTGGGTATCCAGGTCATCAAAGAAGGAAAGGACGAGAACCAAGGTATCGGTTATCTGGAAGACGGTACCATGGTAGTCATAGAAAACGGCGGCCACCTGGTCGGAAAGGAAGTGAAGGTAACAGTTACTTCCATTATCCAGACTGCTGCCGGCAAAATGATTTTCACTAAGGCAAATTCCAACGGAGGATCCGATAAGGGCGACCGTGGAGATCGCGAGAATCGCGGAAATAAAGGCGGAGATAGAAACTTCGACCGCGGCGAGCGCAATCAGGAAAGAGGTGAGGACAGAGGCAATCGTTACGAGCGTCAGGAGCGCAGCGGGGAAGATCGTGGAAACCGCAAGGATTTCCAAAATAGAAATCAAAATCGCGGCGGAAACTACCAAGAGAAGAGCGAAAAGCCCGACGATTTCGGAAATCGCAAAGATTTCCAAGACCAACAACAGCAGCAGTAA
- a CDS encoding CarD family transcriptional regulator: MAGKKKQSGYDHAVGDYVVYPIHGVGEITEIAKKVILGKKKECYVMEIQGSKMKVMIPVDKAKQVGIRPIIDKKDIKKVINLLKKDEIDTEEDWKIRYQNNLNKIKSGSIFEVADVCRNLFRRANGKELSIMERKLYESAYNLVKMEVALSKGVSQEEAGNLVSDVLASAFAVGDKVPVAAVDIDEE; encoded by the coding sequence TTGGCTGGCAAAAAGAAACAATCTGGCTACGATCATGCCGTGGGTGATTACGTCGTTTATCCGATTCACGGTGTAGGAGAAATCACCGAAATCGCAAAAAAGGTTATCCTGGGAAAAAAGAAAGAGTGCTACGTAATGGAAATCCAGGGTAGCAAGATGAAGGTAATGATCCCTGTCGATAAGGCGAAACAAGTCGGAATACGACCGATTATCGATAAGAAGGACATCAAGAAAGTCATCAATCTGCTCAAGAAAGACGAGATCGATACTGAAGAGGACTGGAAGATCAGGTACCAAAATAACCTGAACAAAATCAAGTCCGGGTCGATTTTCGAAGTAGCGGATGTATGCAGGAATTTATTCCGCAGGGCGAATGGCAAAGAGCTATCCATTATGGAGCGTAAGCTCTACGAGAGCGCTTATAATCTCGTAAAAATGGAAGTCGCCCTTAGCAAGGGAGTTTCTCAAGAAGAAGCGGGAAACCTTGTATCAGATGTTCTTGCTAGTGCATTTGCCGTCGGAGACAAAGTCCCGGTGGCCGCAGTCGACATAGACGAAGAATAA